AGACCCACGTTCAATAGAACTGACGCTGCAATGACTGCGGACGCTGCACTCTTTCCGCGCATTTTCCGAAATACGGGGGCGAGGCTCGCTGGGTCTTTAATCTCCGATACGAACTTCTCTCGAATCTGCTCAAGCAGTCCCTTCAGCGTTCCGCAGCTGGGCCACTGCAAAACCACAATGGGGAAGTACCAGACGAGCTTGATGTCGGCCAACGATGACGCCACCACACGAAACGGTGGTCCAAAAAGATTGCGCAGGCGCTGTATGTATGCCGTCCGGCCCGACTGGGAGCAACCAGTTATGACGAAATTGACGCCGGTGAGCGTATCGAGGTTGTCGCGACTCGGAATGGAGCCCCGTCCTTGGACCGCTTGTTGGAACGAATAGAAATACCGGCGGTACCTCGGATTGGTAATGCATTTGTCCTGCATGCAGTCGACGTAAGCCGAGACGAGCGTGTACGTGTACCTCACAATGTCCTCGGTTGCGAGATACCCCTTGTCGAACTGCGTCATTGCTCGAATCTTCGCTTCAGGGCCGGCCTTCCACAAATCCCTGTCTTCAGGGACGAGCCTCTTGCGCAACCGCTTGAGAACGGCCGCCTTACTCGGCGCATGCGCGAACTCTGGTAGCTCCGAGGTCTGGCAGACGTATGACTCAAGGCTGTCAGCCTGCATGACTACCAACCCGCGGCGGAACACCGGCCACGTGGGTACTTCGATGAGTTCCATCATCCACCCGCCCGAATGTCACAGGCAACGGTGCGACAGAACCACGCATCGAGAGTCCGACCGCGATTGGCGGACCATGGCGTGGCGTCGAAGGCCACGCTATGGTGCTGCGGCGTTGACCGCTCCTTACGGCCGGACGATGGAGGGGCTGGAGAACGGATTGCGGGACAAAGAGCGGCGCAGAGAAATGCGCTCTCAGGTCTCTCCGTGGACGATGCAGATGGCGTAGTCGGACCCAGACAGCATCGGTCCGTGCCGGAAAGGATTGGCGTCGACATAGAAATCTCACTGTTTGAGGTGCGTCCGCGACGTCTTCAAAAGCGTCCGGACAGGGGTTGACACGACGCACCCAGTGTGAGAATCTACGCGCGCGTAAGCGGTGGAATGTCTCTCTTGGGATGCGCCATCTAACGGAGGCTCGGGCTGCAACCCTCGCCTCCGTTTTTCATTTGGGCATACGATGCCGATGCGTGACTGCGGTGTTACGCCTCCTTAACTGGATAAAAAGCTCGATTCGTCGGTCGCCCGCACGGTGACTTGACAAATTCGCATTTAAAGTATACTAGCTGCCATATTCCCGGTGCCGATGGTACTTGACGCCCGCCCACATCGCAAGACCCCTTAGTTCCATCTCCTTTTCGTCTCGAATTGCCGCACGCTCGCAAGCGAGCGTCACAGGTTTGGCGTTGACATCCCTACGACGCATCCGGGCCTCTGCAAGACGGAACCGGTGCCGCCTCTCAGATACGAGCAAGCTCGTAGTTGACACGCCTGGTACAATTCCCGCAGCGCACTCGCTCACATCGCGAGCACTTTGCGCCAGCCCATGCATTGACATCAAAAATAAATCGGCGATTTTTACTGTCATTTCATTTTAGTCCATGTTTTCCCTGAGACAAGGAAAGTTGTGAGCGACGCAGACCCACCTTGGGCCGGTCTGGCCTCCCGCGTAGTGCGCGTAGTTCTCGCACGCAAGGACTTCAGTTATGCACAATTGTCTGAGGCGCTGTCTTCGGTCAGAGTGAGGGAGAGTGAGCGGTCCCTCGCTTCTCGCGTCTCCCGCGGAAGGATTAAGCTGGAATTGTTATTGCAGATACTCTCTGTCACAGGTGCCAAAATACCGTCGTTATGGGATGAGGCATTGTGCGCATCAGGCACATGGGAACACCGTGCAAGCGCTGTTGTCGCTGCGGAGCTGTCGCGGCAGCCGACCGTTACCATCGACGAGTTGGCGCTGAGAATGGTTCGTCTCGGGGCCGACCTTACCGAAAAGACCCTTGCGTCACACCTCTCTCGGGGAACGCTGTCTCTTCCGGAATTTCTTCAGTGCCTGGTCGCACTGGGCAGCTCCAGTCTCGAGCGCTACGTGGATTACGAAGACCTGATAGCCGCCGTTCAGGTGACCAACAACGCACAGGTCGAATGAACTCCAGCTCATTCCGGTCTTGCTATTTTCTCAAGCTTTTCTAAACTTCAAATACGGCGATTTTTACGTTGTTTTTTTGGTTGGAAAACGCGGTGACTTAGAACCGTCACGCACGTGCGATTTCCCGGCCACTGAGCAACGAAGGAGCCTGCGACAACACTTTCAAGCTATTGCTACGAGGGCACTGAAATGACGACCCCTGACGAGCGCACCAAAGCCGTCGTGAAGACGCGCGACTTTTTGCGAATGATTGTTCATGCAGACGAAGTCGCTATCCCTGGCCTTGTCCAGACTGTTGCAGCGGACCTCCTTAGGCACTATCCGCTCGACGTTGACCTTTCTGTGTCTGCTTCGGCGCTACCTGGCGTTTGGGCACAGCCAGTAATTGGCCAAGGATGATTGCGCCCCGACCATAGGTAGGCGCGAGCAAAATGGAAATCCACGATGATGTCCCTGCCAGTTTTCCGCGAGACATGATGCCCCCGGTTGTCTCCGGAGCCCAACCAAAGCTCTACGCGGTATTGGTCGACGGAATCTATGTCACGGGACAAACAGATACGGCGAGATACGAGCGCTGGCTCATCTGCGAATACATCGCAAACCAGTTCGTTCCTATTGTGCGCAAGGAGGGAGCGGCGCATCCCCAGCACTCAAATGACCGGACGCTCGACCACGTATGCAGGGCCGTTGCGGGCAAGGCCTGGATATCGCCAGACGAACTGACGTGGCTCGCTCAGCGACTACGAACACTAGTCGGTTCGTAAGGGACATCCGCGGCTATCCTCAATCCACGGAACCAACCACTTGATGTGTCGCTACCATGCCTGTCTCTTCGTCGGCTCAGGACAACAGTGCAAACCCGCTCGCATTTAATCTGCCGGCGCTCGGGAAGTTGGTAAAAGACACCCGTTTGCGCTGCATGCTCAATGTACGCGACGCCGCCGATTCGATTGGTGTCTCGTCTGGCGTACTCACCCGTATCGAGAACGGAAAATCTGTAAGGACCGAGCGCCTGTTCAAAGTGCTGACGGGGTTTGGCCTTGCCATGCTGGTGATGCCTAGGGGCGACGCCGACATCGTCACGCAGGCGCTCGGCCAAACTGTGAACTGGCATGACGTCATGGCGAGCCAGTCACGTGCCAGGAAACCCGACACGAAGCCGACCGTTGCGCTAGATATGACAACGCCGACTCTCTTCGTTGACTACGATGGCACGCTTCACGCTGGTCACGCGTTTGTCGATGAGCGCGGCCAGATAACTCTCGACTCTGGTCGCCCATTGTTCGAATTCGCTCCGCTTCTGATTGGAATGCTTGAACCATATCCGGCCGTGCAAATCGTCCTTACGACATCATGGCTTCAAACGATGCCAACGGAGATAGTCATTTCGTACCTGCCGCCGGAATTGGCGCGGAGGGTTGTCGACACCACTCGTGGCAGGAAAGCACGGTTCAGTTACATGCAGAACGGCTCTGGGCGCACCGACATAATCACCTGCTACGCCTTTGGGAAGGGCTTGAAGAACTGGCTAGCACTCGATGATTCCGTGTACGACGCTTCCAATTTTGGCCGAGAGCCTGGTGAGCTGGTGCAGAACTTCGTGCTCCTAGACTCGACGCTCGGCATCAGTGACGAAGGCGCACAGCAACGCGTTCGGGAATGGCTTGTCAGGGTACACAATAACAGAAACACCTAGTTTTCCTAACCAGTTCGATTCGGTGCATCGAATTCGCGAACCAAGGCGTTCCTGGTTTGAAAATTCTTGAACCGAAATATGTGACCGAGGCAGCGTTGATGCTCAAAGTAACTGTCGAATTATGGCCGGGCGGCCGCGAGAGCGGCAGTCGGGTGTTGGCAACCGCGAAGATTGGCCGGGTTAAAAGTGGTTCCCTCGCGA
The sequence above is drawn from the Paraburkholderia sp. BL23I1N1 genome and encodes:
- a CDS encoding DUF6471 domain-containing protein, producing MSDADPPWAGLASRVVRVVLARKDFSYAQLSEALSSVRVRESERSLASRVSRGRIKLELLLQILSVTGAKIPSLWDEALCASGTWEHRASAVVAAELSRQPTVTIDELALRMVRLGADLTEKTLASHLSRGTLSLPEFLQCLVALGSSSLERYVDYEDLIAAVQVTNNAQVE
- a CDS encoding BPSL0761 family protein, yielding MTTPDERTKAVVKTRDFLRMIVHADEVAIPGLVQTVAADLLRHYPLDVDLSVSASALPGVWAQPVIGQG
- a CDS encoding HAD domain-containing protein is translated as MPVSSSAQDNSANPLAFNLPALGKLVKDTRLRCMLNVRDAADSIGVSSGVLTRIENGKSVRTERLFKVLTGFGLAMLVMPRGDADIVTQALGQTVNWHDVMASQSRARKPDTKPTVALDMTTPTLFVDYDGTLHAGHAFVDERGQITLDSGRPLFEFAPLLIGMLEPYPAVQIVLTTSWLQTMPTEIVISYLPPELARRVVDTTRGRKARFSYMQNGSGRTDIITCYAFGKGLKNWLALDDSVYDASNFGREPGELVQNFVLLDSTLGISDEGAQQRVREWLVRVHNNRNT